One segment of Danio aesculapii chromosome 3, fDanAes4.1, whole genome shotgun sequence DNA contains the following:
- the LOC130216976 gene encoding GTPase IMAP family member 9-like: MALLDQERLTRRILTRNEQAVSSLLSRRIVLLGKTGVGKSAVGNTILGQREFRSVMRMNSVTRECSAAQATVSGRSVSVVDTPGFFDTKMKPEELMMEIARSVYLSSPGPHAFLIVFRIDDRFTEQELQIPQKIELIFGQEVLKYSIILFTHGDLLKGKPLEELIMENSKVTSVVQQCGGRYHVFNNEDVNNREQVEDLLQKIDSMIQQNGGGHYSNQIFEDAQRFRQEEEEERQREEEVRKRQEKQRQEEIDSLCLLSDFLREEMKVKIAELKKLEGERKEGERKLQEETKRQEEIEMRNEKIKAELTSLTKQEDSKKGSDGFYKKYRCYFWAAVVTAGLVSPFTALAAGIAASVGGATAALKGFALWAFVVAFSGAAGKAAVKMFQGGDDDKEQKKTQ; encoded by the exons ATGGCTT TGTTAGATCAAGAGAGACTTACTAGACGGATTCTCACTCGTAATGAACAGGCTGTCTCCAGTCTCCTATCTAGGAGGATTGTTCTTCTGGGTAAAACTGGTGTTGGAAAGAGTGCAGTTGGAAACACAATCCTGGGACAGAGAGAGTTCAGATCTGTGATGAGAATGAATTCAGTAACTcgcgaatgttcagcagctcaaGCCACAGTTTCAGGCAGATCTGTGTCTGTAGTCGACACTCCTGGATTCTTTGACACAAAGATGAAACCTGAAGAGTTAATGATGGAGATCGCCAGAAGTGTGTATTTATCCAGTCCTGGACCTCACGCTTTCCTCATTGTGTTCAGAATTGATGACAGATTCACTGAACAGGAGCTGCAGATTCCTCAGAAGATTGAGCTGATCTTTGGTCAGGAGGTGTTGAAATACTCCATCATTCTCTTCACTCATGGAGATCTGCTGAAGGGAAAGCCATTAGAGGAGCTGATTATGGAGAACAGTAAAGTAACATCTGTAGTCCAGCAGTGTGGAGGCAGATATCATGTGTTCAACAATGAAGATGTGAATAACAGAGAGCAGGTGGAGGATCTACTGCAGAAGATTGACTCAATGATACAGCAGAATGGAGGAGGACACTACAGTAACCAGATCTTCGAAGACGCTCAGAGATTCAGacaagaggaagaagaggagagacagagagaagaaGAGGTGAGAAAACGACAAGAGAAACAAAGACAAGAGGAGATTGATTCTCTCTGTCTCCTTTCTGACTTCCTCAGAGAAGAGATGAAGGTTAAGATAGCTGAATTAAAAAAACTTGAAGGAGAGCGAAAAGAGGGTGAACGAAAACTACAGGAGGAGACAAAAAGACAAGAGGAGATTGAAATGAGAAATGAGAAAATCAAAGCTGAACTAACAAGTCTAACGAAACAAGAGGATTCAAAGAAAGGATCTGATGGATTTTATAAGAAATATCGTTGTTATTTTTGGGCTGCTGTTGTTACAGCTGGTCTTGTTTCACCTTTTACTGCTTTAGCTGCTGGAATTGCTGCTTCTGTTGGAGGTGCCACAGCCGCTCTTAAAGGTTTTGCTCTTTGGGCTTTTGTTGTAGCTTTTAGTGGAGCTGCAGGTAAAGCAGCTGTTAAAATGTTTCAGGGTGGAGATGATGACAAAGAACAGAAGAAAACACAGTAG